The nucleotide window aaagaaatagCTGTGTTTGAGCTCTCTCGGCCCTTGGTATTTTCAAGTAAAGCTGAGACATTCTATTTCCTAAACACTCAAATAATTGCTGATGTGCCCCCAGCAGTGCACAGTAAGGATGTAGATGTGTCTGAAAAACTCagctgcatcccagcagcaagAGGGCAAAACCCCAGCCCTGACCAGGCTTTCGATTCCTGATTGGTATTTCGGACTCTGGGGATTTTTGCTTCCTTCTGAAGTGTTTTTTCACCCATCCCTACAGGAAAGAAGGTGACTCTGAGTTTATGAACATCATCGCTAACGAGGTCAGGACAGAGGTGAGCTCCTGCTGAGGactgacctggcagtgctgcctgttccctgcaggcagagcacaggcagggccagcagctctcttgtgTTTGCCCTGGGCAGGTCTGCTTCCTTTCAAAAGTTACATCAGTTTTTTGTCCCcaccagcctcaggctgcaggagagggaatCCTCAGCCCTCAGAAAAACAGCAGTGAAAATTCAGAGCACTGTAGATGAGCCTGTCCCCCAAAGAGCCTCACTGGCTGGTTTAACCTAGACTggactgtttcagttggaagggaactaCAACAATCCTGCTTACTTAGTATCCTCCTGTGCTCATTCTGTCCCCCACTGAGCATACAAAGTTTGTAAGACACCCCACACATGCTTTTATTTTACTCTCTGCAAGCTGAGCCTGTCTCCGTGATGCACCCAAACTCTTGAACTGTTCAGTGCTTGGATGGGGTTTGTGGTCAGTGCCTGTTCTCTCTCTGACAAGGAGGGCACTGGTGATTCTGGAGCAAGACCCCTTTCTGTCTACAGGAAGCCCTGCTGTTCTTGACTGTGGGGGACGAAAAGGACGCAGGACTCTTTCTTCTAGCTGGCCCTGTTGAAGCAGTTGAGAATCTGGGTCCCAGGTAACACATCCTGTGGTTCCTTTAACAGCATTTCAGATGAAGCATCTGGGCGTGGACCCTGTTTGCTCTCTGGAGCAGGTCAGGCCAGGCCAATCTCTTTTGGGTGGCCTTCACCCTGTACTGTTGTCActgcagggtggcagagctgctgggaggcaaaGGAGCTGGGAAGCGAGGCCGCTTTCAGGGCAAGGCAAGCAAGATGAGTCGCCGAGGAGAGGtgcaagctctgctgcaggagttcCTCAGCCAGAGAAGCCCTGAAATGTCAGAATCAGTTCTCCAAAGCAGGGCTCCTCcctgcttggcagcagctgccccagcagctctctcagaaTAAAGACACAGACTTGGGCAGCTGGTGCAGAGAGGTTCTGTGAgtgctgtgctggtgcctgcGGCACTTCGCTGAAggattctttcctttccccagaCAAATGCTGCACCTCCTTAAGTGACTGCAAGTGGTGGTGAGCTGTCCTCAGAGCGCAGCAAACACTCCTGGCTCAGCCAGGGTGGAGCGAGCTGGAAGGCAGCATGGGTGCCCTGTGGACAGGTCATTGTCCACCTTCGTGTGGCAGCCCTTGCTGGGGTGTGGCTCTTCCCAGCTCTTTTGGAGCATCAGGAGTTTctctgggtgatgctggtgtAAACTCTCTTGGGATCAGGCAGTGCTCTTGGCCCTGttccccagcttctctgccaGCGTGGGGCCTGGCGCTGTTGCAGTCTCAGCTGCAGAACCTAAAGGGCGCTGTGGAGCCACTGTGGGGACTTGGCTGCAGGGAGATTTTTTTGCCTCTCCTGCTAGGaatggcaggaggggagggcttTGTTCAGATGTTGATCataaacagaaaaggaagaaaagaaaccaatGCCCTAAGGAGGTTTGTCATGAGCCCAGGACAACAGCAACCccaggacacagcatttctgcatGTGGCTGATGTGATTCAGCCCAAAGAcctttgccagctgctggggagcagcagccacagcactggGTCACAGCTGTGCCACCCGTTCCTACCACTGCCTCTGCTGTCTgaggctgcctgcccccagcctgctccctgccctctggtCTGGCTAAGCTTTCCCCAGAGAATTGAGTCCACAGCTTTGTCGTGGAAGGACCTCTAACATGGCTGGTTTTagcacagggagggcagcagtgcagtgtgGTCAGAGGGGTGATGCCCTCTCACCTGATGGCTCACAGTGttttggcagcaggagggctctcatctgtgggctggcagaggcggcagagcctgcctgctgctgccacgcaGGATAAAggcccatccaagccatggcaAGGCAACAGATgtcaccacagctctgctggccaccaCCTCCCAAAGGCACTGCAAGGCCTGTGCAGGGCAGATGGCGTTTCTGAAATGCACACAGCAGAGAACACCACTGGTGCTTACAGCTGGGCCTGGGGCAAACGCTGCAGGAACCAGGGGGGATGCTGCACATGCAGACGCAGGCAGGAAGAAGGTCTCTGCACCTTCATGTCTGTTTTAAACTatcccaggcagaggctgtttACTGAGTTAATTGGCAGCCTGCCTGGCTTTGAAGTCAGTGgggccagcctgcagccagctgcctaCTAatgagggctgagcagggccctgcagtgacacagctgcttcctgtgccctgagcacaggctggaggctgggcaGTGGGGCCTTGACCCCACAGTGCAGCCAGcaaacccacagcagctctgtccccacACTCTGGGTGCTGGTGCAGTCCCAGGGGATGTGCTGGGTCCCAAAGCTGTGCTTGTCTCTGTGAGCAGCAAGGGGATACGAGTGTGGCTGTTCCTGGCACAAAGTGCAGCCAGAAACCCTGGACCACAGCACAAAAAGCAGTTTGTCCACTCTGCTGTGCCCGATGGCACCTAAGGGTGAAAGGGGGCAAGGCCCAGGGgaccctggcactgcccctgccggcggtttgcctgtgccttgcaggtggtggcagggaaggtgtccctccttccccagcaggccCTGCACCCGAGAGCTGgtccccacccagccccagcagtgcccagacaCAACTCTAAACACACCTGCAGCTTTAATGTCAGGGGTCTGCACACAGTCCTGTGTCCATCTGCACCCCAACAGGCAGGCTGCATGCCCATGGTGCCTGTTGCCCCACACTGCAGTGAGTCCCAGACACCTTGGGGCCAGGGCTTCCCACAAGGTAGCCCTAGAGCTGCAGCTTGCAGTGTCTGCCTGTTGCTTCTGAGCACCCACAGGGCAGCACCCTGCTCCCAGTgatgccagctccagcctgtagcatggAGGTGTCCTGTCCCCATGAGCcacaggagagcacagagccttctccctgctgaTGCTGAGTTCCAGGCTGATGACCTTTACCCGTGGgcacaggaagggcagcaggagagccctgggggtgcagggctTGCTGTGCCATCAGCTGGCCACAGACTGCCCAAGTCTACAGCTGGCATTGTGGGTCCGTGCTGTGGGAGCCATCCAGCAGCGCTGCCAGTccagcctccacagctgctcctggtgcAGGCTCAGTCTGTGCAGATTCACAGGGGGCAAACTGTCCCTGTGCAGtggcccagtgcctgcccccgaGCCCAGCACCAGGGTGGCCGCACCGTTACCTGCAAGGACAGCCCTAGACAGACTTCTTgtcctgtgtggccagcagctgggagatgcAGTAGGGGATAAGGCTAACGGTGGCCAGTGGCACAGCTGCACTCTTGCAGAAGGAGAGGATGTAGAAGAGCAGCTGCACGTGGGAGGGTGGCTTGAAGGCATCAAAGAGGTGCAGGATGAGAAGGGAGGAGATGATGCAGCCCAGGCggaagggcagctgctggctctgcttcccccGGCAGCTCTCCAGGTACATGTGGGAGTGgagggccagccccaggccgAAGAGGATGCCCAGGTTACGGAGGAGACTGGCAAAGGGGGTGGTGTCAATGTGGACCCACTCGGGGCGGGCACACCACCTTTGTGCCTTCTCCAGTGTCCAAAGCAGGTCCACGCCGACCACCCGCAGCAGCAGGTAGAAGCCCAGAGCAaagctgaagaggaagaaggtgATGCCCAGGTACCGGCGGAGGCTGGCACTGTAGATGCAgcggacgtgctggaaggtctCAGCCACGGCCATCCCTGCCAGGGACAAAGTGGGAGAGGAGGTGGCACTGATCGGTGAGCAGTCGCTTGCTGTGGCGTGGGGGAGCCGGGCAGAGTGCACTGCCGTGGGCACTCTGGGGGGAGACTTGTGCCAAGGGCTACCAGGTGCTCCTGCACGGTGCCAGTTGCCACAATGGCCATCTCTCTGCCCCATTGCTCACAGACAATTCTGCTTCTTCACCCAGTGAAGACCCTTGCACACCccaaccctgccctgcctctgccatcAGGCCACATTCACCATCCCTcagagccaagcagcagccGGCAgtgtcctgcctgcccagctgggaCACATGGCTCAGATGCCCTCCAGGGCAGCAATACAGAGCCACGGATGCAGCTTTTGCACCAGAACCCCACAGGTGTCTCAGGCTGTGCACCCTTCTGGCTGCTACTACGATCCAGCAGGGGGGTGCCGCAGGGAAGGGGCTAGGGGGGCCCAGGGCCCTCACCTGAGATGACTCCAGCGATGACCTGGTGGGGGAAGTGGGCGGCAATGAAGACTCGGGACAGGCAGACACAGACTTGAACTGCCCAGAAGCCTGTCCAAAGCACTCCCCAGAGCACCCTGCAAGGGACAGGCATTCatgtcagctgctgccacctgcccagcctgttcccatgcacTCCCCAGCCGGGTGCCACAGCCTGGCTATGTCTCGGTGGGCTTGGCTGTGCACCCATCAGcaccagagcagcctctgcccagcacagatGGTTTTGGGATGCAGCTTACCAGTATTTGAgtgtcctcagctgcttcttccccATGGCAACAGAGAGGAGGGCTGTCACCATCACGTAGTACACACCTGCTGCACCCATGGCATGGCCAGAGGGGCTCCCTGGGTGAGAAGAGAGCCCCAGGTCAGAGGCCCCCCGCTTCAGAGCCTGCTGTGCactcatccctggagagctcccagggaTCTGCAGTGCCACCTCTATGGAAGGCAGCCAGCTTTGTCCCAGGGTGTAGGCAGTGCCGGAGCAGAGGacagcatggcagggcagtGTGAGAGCACAGCACTGACTAAGTGGCTCATCTGCCAGTCAGGAGTGGGCTGAGGGCTCTGACCATCCTCAACAACTTGCTCGAGGccacctgcagcccttccctggctcCCGCAGAAAGCCGTGGGCAGAGTacagacagagctgctccagaaacAGGCAAGCCCCTTCCCCACGGAGCAGCTGCCCACgtctggggctggagggcagagcacGTCCCTGGCAAGGGCCAAGGCTGTGGCTGAGCACGGGCAGGAGTTTGTGGTGAACTGCCACGTCTGCACCGAGGGTCAAGgtctgctctgcacaggggctgccctgcctccacCTGCCGCCGGCGTCCCCAGCGGTGCAGCAGGGACCAATGCCGCAGCCTGCTGATAACGGTGCCCCTTCTGCAGGGTCTGAGATCCCGAGTGGGGACCTCGTGTGCAGAAACCCTCGTGCAAGTCCTTGCTGACCCTGGGAGGGCCGGGGGACCCGGCCGGGGAACCCTACCGGGGCCGGTCTCGCAGGTGAGCGGGAACTGCTGGATGGGTGGGGCGGAGATGTTGCTGTAATAATCCGTTTCATGGACCCACCAGTAGGGCCTCTCCCCAAAGAGGATcctgaaaagaaaggagaatagGGACTGTAAGGGTCCTGGGCACCAGAGTGGGTGGACACAGCTGTGGTTTCTGCTCTGTAAATGCAGTCCAGGGCATCCCAACAGCCACAGCATCCAtggacagctgctggctggcaccaaaccctgccaggctgtggtgccagggTGGATCAGCTCCACATTAGAGCTGAAGCTGTCAATGAGATGCCTCATGGCTGGGGTGGTGGCTGGGTCCCTCGTGTGCTCCCTACCACGTCCCCTCTGTGTCAGAAAGGCATCATCACTGCCGTGGGAagggaggtgctggctgtgccccagcttCGCCGCAGGAAACGCTCACCTGGGAGATCAGGGGAGCACCAAGGCTGGAGCCCACAgatcagagctgtgccaggactctcctgcagccccccgtGGTGAGGGGCTCTGTGCCAAGCCAAAAGCTAAACCCTGGTCAAGGCTGAGAGCACACACCTGGCCTGGGCTAGCCAAGCTGTGCCAcctgcccagaggcagctggtgCCACTCACCACTTGCAGACGAGGTTGAGCCAATCACCGACCACAGCCACCCAGAGCAGCCGGATGCCCACTGCCTCGCTGCAGTGGAACCAGATGGGGAAGAAGACAAAGAATGTGTTCCTGAGGTCAGCAGCAAAGGAGATGAAGAGGAACCAGTCCTGGGATCCttggaagtgctgctgcagccagtgtgTGGCCTCGATGCCTGCATTGTGCAGAAGGTTCATGCTGGACTCCATCCTCCTCAGCAGCGCTGCCCACGGTGCGGCTCAGGCTGTCCCAGGCTCTGCGGTGCCAGGGTTTTATACGCTGCAGGCTCTTGTTTGCCACGGGCAGGTTGCttgtcccagcactgatctttGGACCCAAAACCACTTTTTGCCAAAGGTGCATCACCAGGGGGTGTTACAAACATGTTTGGAACAACTTAcgtaaaaggggaaaagaggctTCGAGGGCgggtgcagcctggctgctccagcaccagcaccttAACCCTTCCTGgcacctcccctccctgcagtgtgccagggctgcttcaCCTGGGGGGCTCCTGcaggccctgctcctcctggcacccagtgctgcagctgcattgCTCCTACTGCCCCCCAGCGTTTGCTCTGCTGTCAGAAGGAGGTTCAAGCAGCGTGAAcggtggagctgctgcagtgctgagctgtgacATCACACCAAGCACCACCAGAGCATCACAGGGATGCCagcagcatgggttgggttgtgtgtggtgtgtggggctggctgccacTACCCCCACACCCACTGAGACCTCCAGCTGAGGAGAAATCGCCTTGCTGCCAGGCTGATTAATCAGGACTCTGAGCAATGGGAAACTTTCCAAGCCATTTctggagctccctgcagcctcagtCAGGAGcttgggcagctcctggctgccagcaatGTTTCTTTGATCTCTGGTGTGGGGTTAAAGGACCTTTGCAAATGAGGTCCCAGCAAGGGAGGACTTTTCTCCCAGCATGGCTCCCCTGGTCAGCCCTCTTCCTGAACCAAGCTGCCCTCTGAGATGGGAATGAAGCTGAGCACTCTGCTGGTTCTGGCGctaggtccctgcccatggcctttCCCTACCCCAGCCATACATtgttgctggcagcagtgccagcaccacagcattACCATTCTGTTCCTCCCCTGGAGGTTACAGTAAACAAGTGGCACAGGAAACTATTTCCAGGAGCCCGAGGACACAAggtcagcctggcagcaggaaccccctccccagctctgtccgCCTGTCACGCTGCTGGCGTGTGGGCTCGCAGCCCGGCGGCAGTGGCAGAGGGAGTGGCACAGGATGCACAGCCGGAGTCTGCCGCAGCCGAACGGGCAGCTGCCCGTTGGAGGGGGCTCAGGCAGAGGGTTAATGATTAGCAGCCAGTGAAAATGCATCACTTATCTCCCTCCTCGAGAAAGTTCAGGTCAGGATCCTTGGACTCTTGTGCCACTTGCCatggtgcagagcaggcagaggtcGTGTCCAGCGCCGAGTTCTGCCCACAGCGGTGGGCTCCGTGCAGTGGCATCTGCGGGCAGCATCCTGCCTCTTGCCTGTGCCTAGCCTGGGGAGCCACGGGGTTTGGCAGGGAAAACCACGGAAGCCCCCCTcctgggacacagcctggagagCGACCGGATCTGCCGGGCCAAGGAAGGGGGATCCTGCCcgcagctgcctgtgctccgCTGGCCGTTGGGCAGTTCAGGATCTGCCTCCacctgcctggcagggctggggctacCAGGATAGATCTGGCACCGCAGAGCAGCCACTCACAGGCTCTGCAAGGAGCTCCTCCTCGTCCCCAGGGAGCTGTCCGCCGACTCTCCTGGGCAAAGGGAAACGCGAGCGCATCCAAAGCCTGACCCTGTGCTCAATATcgttgtccctgctcactgcagggaggcgacttttaaaggtcccttcccacccaaaccattctgtgactctatgaactcCATCCCGAGGGTCGGAGCGTGGCTGGAGCAGCATCGccatgctggggagcaggagggagacccagggcagccagggctgcgtgtgaagggaggcagcagcaggggctcacGCCGGCCCTGCCGAGCAGCAACTTCCCTGCTGTGCCACGAACCGGGAACGTGCGGGAAGGGACGCAGAGAGCCCGGGACGGGAGCGCTGCAaggtctgcaggagcagccctggccacGGGCACgcccctgcccaggggagctgcaccCAGGCATCCCAGCCCCCAGACTCAGCTCCCAACCTTCAAAATAACCCTAACAAAGTAGAACTTTGCACGGAAATGGAATTACTCTTGCAAAACAAATTCCCCAACAGCTCATTCCCAGGATCCTCAACCGAGAGCGGCTTTAGCCAGCATGAAGGAATGCAACAGGCTTGGCTTCCTCGACAGAAACGTTTTGAAACAGTCAGCAATTAATTGTCCCCATGAGATTTTGCAGCAGGAAATGAGGGCAAAAggtgttggggggtggggattAGCAGCCTCCAGTCCCCTTGCAATCGCTGCAGGAAAACTGAGGCCACAGGAAGGAGAGGCCATGAAagaggccaggagcagccacctcctcctcccctgcagcaggcagctgtgctggcagcagcaccagggacatGCACTGAAAACCATCCAGGGTGGCTTTCCCAGGGCAGGAAGTGGGTAAGGGCAGGGTCTGTGTGCAGAGAGCCCGGGACCAGCTGGCAGCCCGGGATCAGCTGGCAGCCCGGGatcagctggcagcccaggatcagctggcagcccaggatcagctggcagcccaggagctgtgcaccTGGGCTCACTCTGGGACATGATGTCCCCATGATTCTCCAGGCACCggatgcagctctgggaggtgcAGGGCACATGGGTGCTGTAACACAATGTGCTGCACATGGTGCCAAGGTTTCATCCAGAATGTTCCCAGtatcctgcaggggctggggctgggcagtgagCTGGGCCCCTGCCAGCATGGGAGCACATCTGGTGTCACCTGAGTCAGCTCACAGGCAGAGTCTGGGCAGCATTGGCATGAGGTGGGGGCAGGAAGCCCCTGGCTGTGACCTTCCCCCCACAGGGAGCATCCCacctgctgctccagagcctggcAAGTGTCCCTGGGGTAtagccccccctgccagcccaggacacacaggaacaaTTGCAGACTCACACTCAGCCACATCCTTGAGATGCCCACTCCTGCCCAAAATCCCTTCCGCGGTGCAGGGAGCCAAGCTGGCTCCCGGGGTGCCATCATGCCAACACTGGGGTGTCCTGAGTCTATTCCAGcatggccctgggcagaccCAGCCCCCATGATGCGGGTTCAGAGCTGGGGGGATGCCAGCCATGCCTCCAGGGACATGCCAGAGGaaggcagtgaggctggagctgaaccatcctcagtgtcctcagcccagcctggcacagtaGGGATGGGCACTGGAGGCTGTGAGATCCTGCAGCGCAGGGCTCTGGATGCAGCTAGGGGTGCAGGAACAAGGGTCCCTGTGCCGGGGGCGCTGAGTacaccaggcagcagccaaggcCAGAGCCAATTAGTGCAGCTCGGTGTGGCTGTTACTCATTAACTCCCTTGTTTGTCCCACATTCCCCAGCAGGagcctcctgccagcaccagggtcCAAGAGCCAGGGCACGGCTGAGGCACACTCATGCGGCcgtgctgagcactgccctggCCCCGCGGCCCTTGGGCTgtcccacagcagtgccagggctctgcaccagctgcaggagccacagcagcacccatgAACCATGCAACAGTTGGGTCAGAAAAAGCAGCTGAGTGCCAGTTTATTGGGAAGGTGAAGATGGGACCTCAGCCCGAGGGGTGCCCCTCCTACAGCTGTGCAGTGTGCTGCTCCTGCGGGctcctggtgcagcccagggcaaTGTCCCTGTCCCCAAGGCTTGGATTCACCACAGCAGCCAGCGGCACGtgggccccagcagctctggagctgcagtaGCCATGGGCCAGGGTGGATGTTTCAGGCATTTGGAGCTGCTGGTTTGCTGTGGCCCAGCATTCCCACCACCCTTGGCAAAACCTTGGCATTGACTTTGGCAGTGGCAGCACCAAGACCCTGGGTGCACCAACCTACCTTGGGGAAGTGGCAGGAGCCATGgttccagagcaggagagcagccatggGCACCCCACAGCAGTTTGGGTGGCATCCTGGATGGAGTTTCCAAAACTCTTTCCTAGGGGCTGTTTTCCAGAGGATTTGAGTCCTTCTTGGTAGTATCATGGTGCTGAAATGAGAGCTGAGCCCCGTCAGAGACCTGACTCTGAGCACCAGACACCCCAGCTGTAGGcagagcaggacctgctgcaggagcagggccctCTCAGGATGCAGCCAGTGGCTGGACGCAGACTGTCTGCACCAGTGGGGACAGGGCAGCAgtggccccagcctggtcagaGCCCACCTGGCAGCGGTGCCAGGGTGAGGTTCAGAAAGCCTCTGTAGTGGaatgggggcagctgggggacaCAGGCAGCAGTGATGGACAAGCAGGAGAGGGGGTTGGTCCCACACACCCCAGAGTCCTGCTCGCCACTGAAGTAGACCCCATCGGGTGAGTCCACCGAGGGGTCTTCATCGAAGTAGTTGTAGGGCCTCAGGAGGAAGCCAACGCTGTTGCCCACGGTCACTGTGTTGGGGACATCTTCAGCATGGGGGACATGCAGAAACCCCACAGAGATCCAGGCGACCAAgtcctgggcaggaggggagccaGGCACCCTGTCAGCCTGAGCAGcacccttccagcccagcagctaTCCAGTTTGGCTGGAAGGGTGAAGCCTCTGGCTGGAGCAAGAGTCAGGGCCatgcctgcagtgctcagctcctctctgcccaggggTCCCAGCTCACCTCATTGGTGATGGTCTCATTGTTGACGAAGTCAGCGAAGGCCACAGTGGGTGTCCAGGGGTCATTCTGGTTGTAGAtgctggtgctggagggctCCTCCTCCTTTCGCCGGGTCACAGCCAGCTGGTACCTGCCAGCACCGGGAGCAGAGGGGCTTGtctgtgccagcacagggcagccacagcatcaCTGCTGGGAGGTGCATTGGCAAACTGGGGCTGGATGCATGCTGGCACATGCCAGGGGACCTGATCTGCCCTGGGTCAGGAAGGgaaagggctggcagggaccaatgtggcagcaacaggcagcagccccagcacccttgGGATCCTGAgcatgcccagggctgctccagcctggccaagaAGCAGGAATGTCCAGGCACGgacactgctgcttgctgccctcagccacagccacagttAGCTCCTGCAGCCAACCCCCAGATGTGAGCCATCAGATCCCACCCCAGCAGAGAGCAGTTCGTGCTTATCTCAGAGACTTCCTGTCCTGACATGAAGATGCCAAGCCCCGAGGACGCCAGCACAGGGAGTTTGTCCTGCAGTCTGGCTACACTCAcaccccagctgctctgagtgAACCTTATCTGGAGTCAGATCCCTGCCTGTGACCTGCAGCTTTTCAAGGGATGCTCAGAGCCAAAAGTTCTGCACGGTTACTGCTTAAcccttcccagcagcccagcagcagcctgctgagaagcagcagcctctcctccaccGGGAacagggtgccagggtgggaggacagagggctggggtggggcagGGTCCACTTGTGCCCCAGCACTGGCACTCACCTGCCCCAGCTGATGGCcctctccatggggctgctgatGGGCAGGTGCTCCCCGGCCGAGCTGGTGATCTGGATGCGGTAGCTGCGCGGATGGCCCCAGCggttggggttggggctggcaaAGCAGAGGTAGCGAGGCAAGGGCGCGTTGAGCGGAAacgccgcctcctcctccgtctgcagcctggccctgcgGAGGTATGGCCGCTCCAGGGTGCTCTGCTTGCTCCAGGGATCCTGCACAAGCTCATACTCCATATCCTGGGTCTCCAGGGAGTtcagctgccctgggaagcagaagggaaaacgCTCTCAAGCTCCACACCCCTGGCAGAGCCGCAGCCCACAGCGAACCGAAGCCATATACAAAGCCTCCCAGACCTACCATCCACGTCCAGGTCCACCTTGTAGTGGATGTGGTGGAGGTGCATCGTCCCCAGTGTGTGGGGCCCGACTCTGTTTCCGTAGTCGGTGCCTCGGCCGtgcaggaaggaggagctgATGTAGCCAGTGGCATGCACCCGGACCTCCACAGCGCCGCTGCTGTGGAACATGAAGTCCCAGATGTAGTCGTAGTTGATGAGGGTGGAGATGGTGCGGATCACCAGCACGCCCCGCCGCAGCCCGCCGAAGTACAGCGACTGCGAGTCAGAGAAGTGGCGCCGCAGGGGGATGGCAGCATCGTGCTCAAAAATGCACAGggagttttggttggttttgggggtctCTGACTCCACCAGGTAGTGTTGGTCCACGTAGGTGGCTGTGTAGGGACAGTCGAGGCCCCGGACGAGCTCGTAGGCGAAGCGGCCGATGCCGAAGCTGCCGTCAAGGTACCTGGTTGACATGCCCCCGGGGCAGTTGGAGCCATACAGGGCTAAGGCTTCCTGGAGACTCAGCTCATAGATGATCCTCTTCCCACGGTACCTGATGTCAAAGAGGCGTGGGCCGGAGTTTGGGTTCATGCCGAAGGTCAcgctccagccctggaaggtGACGCGGTTGTGCTTCACACTGTAGCGGGGACCCCGAGGCTCGTAGTGCAGGGGACCAGGCGACGCTGGTTCTTGCCGGGGTCTCATGGAGCCCAGCACCGCTTCAGGCTGGGGCTTCTCCAGCCTGATGACCTCCAGCGTGCCAGTCACAAAAGCATCCTCCAGGTCCTGTGTGCTGGCCAGGTACTGGCCATTGTAGAAGACTTGGCGCAGCTGCCAGTGGGAGACACGGAGGTCCCTGtgctccaccagcacctccagccccactgGTGA belongs to Dryobates pubescens isolate bDryPub1 chromosome 36, bDryPub1.pri, whole genome shotgun sequence and includes:
- the LOC104300573 gene encoding membrane primary amine oxidase; this encodes MNVKTVLILLVLALATIFALVCVLLTRGKGPSTCQHQPPEQEDTDGGQSLVFADLSPEEMVQVVQYLQGNLGVQLVDASRAKPSDNCIASIDVQVPAKAEVLRFLDGGGARPPREALAVLYFGNQPEPNVTEYVVGPLPMPAYHRDVTVRRYGGPLPYHRRPVTGREYADINALIRQELRKAPRFLAACCQSDGTDLAILTTAPRGFQSGDRATWFVLFQNTPGTGYYLSPVGLEVLVEHRDLRVSHWQLRQVFYNGQYLASTQDLEDAFVTGTLEVIRLEKPQPEAVLGSMRPRQEPASPGPLHYEPRGPRYSVKHNRVTFQGWSVTFGMNPNSGPRLFDIRYRGKRIIYELSLQEALALYGSNCPGGMSTRYLDGSFGIGRFAYELVRGLDCPYTATYVDQHYLVESETPKTNQNSLCIFEHDAAIPLRRHFSDSQSLYFGGLRRGVLVIRTISTLINYDYIWDFMFHSSGAVEVRVHATGYISSSFLHGRGTDYGNRVGPHTLGTMHLHHIHYKVDLDVDGQLNSLETQDMEYELVQDPWSKQSTLERPYLRRARLQTEEEAAFPLNAPLPRYLCFASPNPNRWGHPRSYRIQITSSAGEHLPISSPMERAISWGRYQLAVTRRKEEEPSSTSIYNQNDPWTPTVAFADFVNNETITNEDLVAWISVGFLHVPHAEDVPNTVTVGNSVGFLLRPYNYFDEDPSVDSPDGVYFSGEQDSGVCGTNPLSCLSITAACVPQLPPFHYRGFLNLTLAPLPGGL
- the G6PC1 gene encoding glucose-6-phosphatase catalytic subunit 1 isoform X1 is translated as MESSMNLLHNAGIEATHWLQQHFQGSQDWFLFISFAADLRNTFFVFFPIWFHCSEAVGIRLLWVAVVGDWLNLVCKWILFGERPYWWVHETDYYSNISAPPIQQFPLTCETGPGSPSGHAMGAAGVYYVMVTALLSVAMGKKQLRTLKYWVLWGVLWTGFWAVQVCVCLSRVFIAAHFPHQVIAGVISGMAVAETFQHVRCIYSASLRRYLGITFFLFSFALGFYLLLRVVGVDLLWTLEKAQRWCARPEWVHIDTTPFASLLRNLGILFGLGLALHSHMYLESCRGKQSQQLPFRLGCIISSLLILHLFDAFKPPSHVQLLFYILSFCKSAAVPLATVSLIPYCISQLLATQDKKSV
- the G6PC1 gene encoding glucose-6-phosphatase catalytic subunit 1 isoform X2 — translated: MQASRPHTGCSSTSKDPRTGSSSSPLLLTSGTHSLSSSPSGSTAARQWASGCSGWLWSVIGSTSSASGSPSGHAMGAAGVYYVMVTALLSVAMGKKQLRTLKYWVLWGVLWTGFWAVQVCVCLSRVFIAAHFPHQVIAGVISGMAVAETFQHVRCIYSASLRRYLGITFFLFSFALGFYLLLRVVGVDLLWTLEKAQRWCARPEWVHIDTTPFASLLRNLGILFGLGLALHSHMYLESCRGKQSQQLPFRLGCIISSLLILHLFDAFKPPSHVQLLFYILSFCKSAAVPLATVSLIPYCISQLLATQDKKSV